One window of the Perca fluviatilis chromosome 5, GENO_Pfluv_1.0, whole genome shotgun sequence genome contains the following:
- the LOC120559255 gene encoding teashirt homolog 2, producing the protein MPRRKQQAPKRAAVYEDGVLQDSVPEEDAENDAQTEEECSEKTSPKVSEDRELDNKSTNTYSNQNSPISVLSNQEVELESRLSDASDRLSDFKTSPPPESKRDDESPSSKHKEETGGSLEKMRAAYANFLSDSYWTGIGMDLKIGKNTSKANCDSTNGSTKSEFDWHQDALSKTFQQSLSPKPASKPNLFSSVHLYRQTTKPCGSVFTGASRFRCKDCSAAYDTLVELTVHMNKSGHYQDNNHSKQSNSSASSSKSRKRNFQDMEGKEDAQKVLKCMFCGHSFDSLQDLSVHMIKTKHYQKVPLKEPIPVLTPKLLPPTKKRAFETVRPCSPDSTTGISGYTEAQRAAAISNANNNRYGYQNGASYTWQFETCKSQILKCMECGSSHDTLQQLTTHMMVTGHFIKVTNSASKKGKQLALDPLAIEKIQGLAEPAASDTEGEKVSPKNPSPGSSDKDSQGEGTSDRTEDAEAKDDKQESEDQKAGNGTFKYPYLREEDLEQDSGGGGDILKSLANTVASAINKAQTGTPSWSAYPSIHAAYQLSGIIKSAPLSASPPTQLKQTFNHKLRPIAPKGKLYHGAVGVEAPQGQHQNVDIKKEKVGISDGKESQNIKFDLLENDDSDCQDDSSSSSKLDADCMNEGSEAIKGKLSPAFSDRGKTPSPCASNGRGTTSEPLGDTPTLLGINPLSALQSVLNNHLGKANKPHNSRVDKLSAHAQSIFADINRSSEKPALMLGNAIRKRPDNPFLFVNDDQPIDLTKSKHSKQSSSLLQPSTPMPQKYALSDIADMVKVLPKATTPKPSVPSRIPAMKLESDVRRFEDVSAEVYSVHKRKGRQSNWNPRHLLILQAQFASSLFQTSEGKYLLSDLGPQERMHISKFTGLSMTTISHWLANVKYQLRKTGGTKFLKSMDTGHPIFYCNDCASQFRSPASFISHLESHLGFQIKDMCKMPVEHQTKVEEPELSKALGVRATEALVTDEDMDSKFKCKLCCRTFASNHAVKLHLSKTHSKSPDNHSQYVEMDKE; encoded by the coding sequence TGTATGAAGACGGTGTTCTTCAGGACTCCGTCCCCGAGGAAGACGCTGAGAACGACGCTCAGACTGAAGAGGAATGCTCGGAGAAGACCAGCCCCAAAGTGTCCGAGGACAGAGAGCTAGACAACAAGAGCACCAACACTTACAGCAACCAGAACTCTCCCATCAGTGTCCTTTCCAACCAAGAGGTCGAGTTGGAGTCGCGCCTTAGCGACGCCAGTGACCGACTCTCAGACTTCAAAACCTCCCCGCCGCCGGAGAGCAAGAGGGATGACGAAAGCCCCAGCTCCAAACATAAAGAGGAGACGGGCGGCAGCTTGGAGAAGATGAGGGCAGCCTATGCAAACTTTCTTTCCGATTCCTACTGGACGGGAATAGGGATGGACTTGAAAATCGGCAAGAACACCAGCAAAGCCAACTGCGACAGCACCAACGGAAGCACCAAGAGTGAGTTTGACTGGCACCAGGATGCGCTCTCAAAGACTTTTCAGCAGTCCCTCTCCCCAAAGCCTGCATCCAAACCTAACCTCTTTAGTTCTGTCCACCTGTACAGGCAAACCACCAAACCCTGTGGCTCAGTGTTCACGGGAGCCAGCCGATTTCGCTGTAAGGATTGTAGCGCCGCTTACGACACTCTTGTGGAGCTGACCGTCCACATGAACAAGAGTGGCCACTACCAGGACAACAACCACAGCAAGCAGAGTAACTCCTCTGCTTCTTCCTCGAAATCTAGGAAACGGAACTTTCAAGATATGGAGGGGAAAGAGGACGCACAAAAAGTTTTGAAGTGCATGTTCTGCGGCCACTCTTTTGACTCACTCCAGGATTTGAGCGTCCATATGATTAAAACTAAGCATTACCAAAAGGTGCCTTTAAAAGAGCCAATCCCGGTCCTCACACCCAAATTGTTGCCACCAACCAAGAAACGGGCCTTTGAAACGGTGAGACCTTGCTCCCCTGACTCTACGACCGGCATATCTGGCTACACTGAGGCACAAAGGGCCGCCGCCATTTCGAATGCGAACAATAATCGCTACGGCTATCAGAACGGAGCGAGTTACACTTGGCAGTTTGAGACGTGCAAGTCTCAGATTCTTAAATGCATGGAGTGTGGAAGCTCCCACGACACCCTTCAGCAACTCACCACACACATGATGGTCACCGGACACTTCATCAAAGTCACAAACTCGGCCTCTAAAAAGGGTAAACAGTTAGCGCTTGACCCGCTGGCCATAGAAAAGATCCAGGGTTTAGCCGAGCCTGCTGCCAGTGACACGGAGGGAGAAAAGGTCTCTCCAAAAAATCCTTCCCCCGGGAGCAGTGACAAGGATAGCCAGGGGGAAGGTACGTCAGACAGAACGGAAGACGCAGAAGCTAAGGATGACAAGCAAGAGAGTGAGGATCAAAAGGCAGGCAATGGGACTTTTAAGTACCCTTATCTCCGCGAGGAGGATCTTGAACAGGACTCGGGAGGAGGAGGGGACATTCTTAAATCTTTAGCCAACACCGTGGCCTCTGCCATCAATAAAGCTCAAACGGGGACGCCAAGCTGGAGTGCCTATCCGAGCATTCACGCTGCCTATCAGCTCTCCGGCATCATCAAAAGCGCCCCCCTCTCCGCGTCTCCTCCGACTCAGCTAAAGCAGACATTTAACCACAAGCTGAGACCGATTGCCCCAAAGGGGAAGTTATACCACGGTGCTGTGGGAGTTGAGGCTCCCCAGGGACAGCATCAAAACGTGGACATCAAAAAAGAGAAGGTTGGCATTAGCGATGGTAAAGAAAGTCAGAATATTAAGTTTGATCTGTTGGAGAATGATGACAGCGATTGTCAGGACgattcctcttcctcttcaaaGCTCGATGCAGACTGTATGAATGAAGGGAGTGAAGCGATCAAAGGGAAGTTGAGCCCAGCTTTCTCTGACAGAGGCAAGACACCGAGCCCCTGTGCCAGCAACGGACGCGGCACTACTTCAGAGCCTCTCGGTGACACTCCAACTCTACTCGGCATAAACCCTCTTAGTGCACTGCAGTCAGTTCTGAACAATCATCTGGGCAAGGCAAATAAGCCCCATAACTCAAGAGTAGATAAACTATCGGCTCACGCCCAGTCTATTTTTGCTGACATTAACCGTAGCAGCGAGAAACCAGCTTTAATGCTTGGGAATGCCATAAGAAAAAGGCCCGATAACCCCTTTCTCTTCGTTAACGATGACCAACCAATAGACCTGACGAAATCTAAACACAGCAAGCAAAGTTCCTCTCTACTCCAGCCCTCCACCCCGATGCCACAGAAATACGCTCTGTCTGACATCGCAGATATGGTCAAGGTCCTTCCAAAAGCCACAACGCCGAAGCCCTCCGTGCCATCCAGGATCCCGGCGATGAAACTGGAATCGGATGTCAGGCGCTTCGAGGACGTGTCTGCCGAGGTGTACTCCGTCCACAAGCGTAAAGGTAGACAGTCCAACTGGAATCCTCGCCACCTTCTCATCCTGCAAGCCCAGTTTGCCTCCAGCCTCTTCCAAACCTCTGAGGGGAAATACTTACTCTCAGACCTCGGCCCTCAGGAACGGATGCACATCTCCAAGTTCACCGGACTGTCCATGACCACCATAAGCCATTGGTTAGCGAATGTAAAATACCAACTGCGGAAAACCGGAGGGACCAAATTTCTGAAGAGCATGGACACCGGGCACCCGATCTTCTACTGCAACGACTGCGCATCCCAGTTCAGGTCACCGGCCTCCTTCATTTCCCATCTGGAATCCCATCTCGGGTTCCAAATCAAAGACATGTGCAAAATGCCAGTAGAGCATCAGACGAAGGTAGAGGAGCCAGAACTGTCCAAGGCCCTCGGTGTCCGAGCCACAGAGGCTCTAGTCACGGACGAGGACATGGACTCCAAGTTCAAATGTAAGCTCTGCTGTCGGACATTTGCCAGCAATCACGCGGTCAAGCTCCATTTGAGTAAAACTCACAGCAAATCCCCCGACAACCATTCACAATACGTGGAGATGGACAAGGAGTAG